A region from the Schistocerca serialis cubense isolate TAMUIC-IGC-003099 chromosome 1, iqSchSeri2.2, whole genome shotgun sequence genome encodes:
- the LOC126481068 gene encoding cuticle protein 18.6-like: MAFQVVLLCALLGAASAGYLGAPAVSYSAAPALRGYGAAGLAGLPGYAGALAPAAAAALSPAARAAAAAAAARLAAAGLPAAAAAGLPAAAYAPGYAGALAPAAAAALSPAARAAAAAAAARLAAAGLPAAATGLPAAAAYAPGYAGLAAARYPGLGRLGLPAAEAVDAYYDPNPQYSFSYSVSDALTGDAKQQQESRSGDVVEGSYSLVEPDGSVRTVQYTAAPGAGFNAVVTKDGVPTGPAPLGAAVAPNAVAALAGRVVPGALSRYAPGVVAPGALAPAVAAGLAAPGYVAPGYVTPGVAAPAPVYGAPLKTAHSSLLTPHSKVHY; the protein is encoded by the exons GTTGTGCTCTTGTGCGCCTTGCTGGGCGCAGCCAGCGCCGGCTACCTGGGCGCGCCCGCCGTCTCCTACTCGGCGGCGCCAGCGCTGCGGGGCTACGGGGCAGCAGGTCTAGCAG GCCTGCCCGGGTACGCGGGCGCCCTGGCGCcggccgcggccgcagcgctgtcgCCCGCTGCCagagccgccgcagccgccgcagcagccAGGCTGGCCGCCGCCGGGCTCcctgccgcagccgccgccggtCTGCCCGCCGCCGCCTACGCCCCCGGCTACGCGGGTGCCCTGGCGCCCGCCGCGGCCGCTGCGCTGTCTCCCGCCGCCagggctgccgccgctgctgccgccgccagaCTGGCAGCCGCCGGTCTCCCGGCCGCCGCCACCGGCTTGCCCGCAGCCGCCGCCTACGCCCCCGGTTACGCCGGCCTGGCCGCCGCCCGCTACCCCGGCCTGGGCCGCCTGGGCCTGCCCGCTGCCGAAGCCGTCGACGCCTACTACGACCCCAACCCGCAGTACAGCTTCAGCTACAGCGTCAGCGACGCCCTGACCGGCGacgccaagcagcagcaggagagccGCAGCGGCGACGTGGTGGAGGGCAGCTACAGCCTGGTCGAGCCCGACGGCAGCGTCCGCACCGTGCAGTACACTGCCGCCCCCGGCGCCGGATTCAACGCCGTCGTCACTAAGGACGGAGTCCCCACCGGCCCTGCACCTCTCGGAGCTGCCGTCGCTCCCAATGCCGTAGCCGCCCTCGCAG GACGCGTGGTGCCGGGCGCTCTGTCGCGCTACGCCCCCGGCGTCGTTGCACCCGGAGCGCTGGCCCCCGCCGTCGCCGCAGGCCTCGCCGCCCCCGGCTACGTCGCCCCCGGCTACGTCACCCCCGGCGTCGCCGCCCCCGCGCCAGTGTACGGCGCGCCTCTCAAGACGGCGCACTCCTCGCTGCTGACGCCGCACTCCAAGGTCCACTACTGA